A stretch of DNA from Bactrocera neohumeralis isolate Rockhampton chromosome 6, APGP_CSIRO_Bneo_wtdbg2-racon-allhic-juicebox.fasta_v2, whole genome shotgun sequence:
tgaattcgagagccattgtgtggtcgtaatgaagttcggaacgttgtttttcagccattcttggtccACTCgggctttgtgagacggtgcggagtcttgttgaaacgtccatggtttccgaccgaaatgtttgtttgcccacggcttcaatgcagcctccagaacactttcccgataatatgtcgcatttactttgacgccaggctcgatgaaaaaaattggagagcgcccatctgcggtgacagcggcccaaacgattatttgtggcgggtgctgcctcctggtggccaaccgatgattTAGATTCTCGAAttaacggtcggtcaagtaaaccctatcgttttgagagtttacgaactgctcaattggaaaaattttttcgtcagaaaacacaatgttcggattTTGatcgctttcggccaagcgaagcaactgcttcgctctctcaagtcttacttgttgctgcttcggtttGAAAtaatgggccttttggaacttgtaaggcttgaccttgagctcatttttcaatttgcgtcggatgctgcggtcggatattttcagttctttagctatttgattggcacttcgtcgtggatttcgctcaagtcgttTATTCATTTTCCGAActatctcacgtgacgttgcagtcttttgatgaccacctccatggcgttgtGCGATGCTActagtatcattgtaacgagtgatggtgcgataaacaaagctttatttacgttaaggtgtttgagctcacgaacaattgctggctgtgattttccagctaaatataaagcaatcacactatagTTTTCAACTTTAAGGTGTACACCCCTTGCACTCTTCTCTTTCGCTCATTGCGCTCAGCTGTTTTCATGATTTGAAATAGGGAATGTAATTAAATTGGCGTCAAAGTTTTTAAGTCAAAAGACTTGACTTAATGAAATGCTTAATGGAGAATCATTTTATGCTTTAACTGAAAGCTGAAGGATGCATATGAGAATTGTTGTTACAACAAATCACATCAAAACTGTTTTCCCACTACTTTTTGAGTTCTTATGCGGCTCACTGTGGCAGCAGTTTGTCAAGCGCCAAGGCAGTCGGAGAGCTGGTCTGGGGTGCTGTGTGTTGCACAGCATGCgcttgaatgtgtgtgtgtgtgtgtatgtgcgtgcgaGCCTTATTGAACTCGGGAACGATGATAGAtgcataataataaaagtttcagCCATAACTTAATATCAATTTTATTCGTTGTGACTTCCTGTTATAGGCAGGATATGAAAAATtcgcaaacacacacgcacacacacacacacaccgcccCACATGCGACGGCGCCCAACATGTACGAACGCAAAACGACATTGTCAGCAAAGTGATGGGCAAACAGCGAGAAAAACACGCACATATGaaatagcaaaagcaacaataaaaacaaaaaatagcacaaagcaataaaaaatgggAAGGCAACGGAAGCAGAAATGCCCCGAAAGAGGCAAAGTTGTGAGGAAAAGTAATACCAAGTGTAGGAAAATACCGTTTAAGGCGGCGGAGGCTGAGGACCAAAGTGGCCCTGAGCAAAAGAAAAGCATGAAAAATCGCTAAATTCGtgcgagtatgtgtgtgtgagtgtgtggaaAAGTTGGAGTTATGAGCAAGCTGCTATTAGCTGCTGTCGACGGGCGTGAAAGTGGCTGTCGGCAGAGTGCAAGGCGTCGCGAGGGGATGTGGCAGCAGTGCTGTCCCTGATTACAGGCTGGCAGACAAGTGCTGCCGCATTTGTGCCGCTCACTTGAGCGTGTGCGGAATATTTGACGCGGACGCTTTTgcgataacaacaacagcaacagcgcgACTGGCAATCAGCACGTTGACGATACATCAGATACTCCACAGTTgcatttttctcgttttttccAGCTGCTGTGCAAGTGGCAGAAGTTCAAAACTTTGATGTCATCAATGTGACAGCCAATAACAATTACAACCACAAGCGCCACGAATGTATGAACAGCTCGAAGCGGAGGCGAAGCGCCACGCTAATGATAGTCAACTTCAACTAGTTTGCGCACAAATGTAAAAGATATGCAATATATGGATATGGCCCAAAAGTCATATAGACAAGGAGTTAATGAAATTTGCGCAGAGACACACAGTGGTCTGTAAAACAGTTTAGTCGGCTTAAGAGCGAAGAACTTCTGCCTTTGTTCCACAAAGCAGCAAAAGCGTGATTTACtaaaccttcttcttctttactggcgtagacaccgcttacgcggttatagccgagttaacagcgcgccagtcgtttcttcttttcgcaaggtggcgccaattggagattccaagggAAGTCAGGTTCTTCTCCGCCTGGTcgttccaacggagtagagctcttcctctgctttcctcgGCGCGTACTGCGTAggatactctcagagctggtatgtttttatccattcggacgacatgacctagccagggctcgtacaactcatcgttctattgactgcggtattcgccgatgacaatgtgcaaaggaccataaattttccacagaacttctcgaaaactcgtaacgtcaactcatcagaagTTGTCAACTttcatgtctctgcaccatatagctggacgggaataatgagtgacttatagagttgggTCTTTGTTCggcgagagaggactttacttctcaattgcctactcagtccgaagtagcacctgttggcaaaagatattctgctttggatttcgaggctgacattattgttggtgttaatactcgttccaagatagacgaaattgtctacgacttcgaagttatgactatcaatagtgacgtgggagcctagtcgcgagagtttatttgatgacaggagatatggTTGTTGAgtccaatgatatcaatatcatcggcgcacgccagcagctgtgcactCTTATTGAGAATTTTActtgctcgattaagctctgcagctccaATTATTTTCTTTAGCAGCAGATTGATTGTTGATATCAAACGGCttggagaagtccttcccgattctgacggatcCATTACCCAGGTTAATTGGCGTAGAtttggggtctccctttttgtggattggccagagcacacttaaattccaatcgtcgggcatgctttcgtctgaacatattatacaaagaagctgatgtatgcaccttatcagttctttgtaATCGTAtatgaatagctcggccgacgaTCCATCGGCCCTtgccgctttgctgttctttAGACCGCTAAtcgctattcgaactttttcatggtcgggcaatgggacgtcccCTCtaacgtcatcgattggggatcGGGTTTGCCAATCCCCTGGTATTATgatttcactgccatttagcaggctgtagaagtgctccctccataatttcagtatgctttgggcatcagtcATTAGATCACTTCTGTGTGTaccacaagagtatgctcccgTCTTAGAACCTTCTGTTAGTAGCCGCGTCTTTTCATAGAATTATTaactaattagaaaaatattcacGTTACTTGATGCACTGGTGGCAGTTCATATTATTACTGTTTTTTGGAAATGACGTCTAAGCTTCAACGCAGAGAGGAGTCgaagatataaaacgatttaaaagAGAACTAGTAAACTAATGCTGAAGCCATTAAACATTTATTGCACTGCCGAAAAGTAAAAGGTGCTAATATCTATAATGTTCTAATTTCTGATTTCTAGTTTctactttttccattttcacaatttgaattgcgttacaaaattatttgtaattcaaAGCGAGCGTAAAGACAGAGTAAGCGCCCTTGCAAATGGCGATAAAGATTTGCATATTAATGCGAAACATGCCGCCGACGAAGACATGACGCGCCTTCAACGACTGCTCCAGGCACACAATCAAATTCTTCTTGAACGCTCGATTCTGGTCCACCCAGTTGCAGGAGAAGATCTTATAGGTCAAGCTTTCGAACTCGTACTCGAAGTGAGTGGCGTAGTAACAGGTGGGGAACACCTCCATTAGTGCGCCGAACATAAAAAAAACGTAATATGCGTACTCCAGAGCATTGTCAACAAAGAACATCGGGTAGATTATCACAATGGCCAAAAGTAGACTGGTGGAGATTATTAGAGCAAACAAGCCCATGCCAATTATGTCGACCAGCGTGCGTTGACAGCTAAAATAGCAGtgagaaaattgttttaatttaattataagaaaaatattactgATTCTGCTGGAAGTTTCAGCTCACTTCAATAGCATATTGTGATCCACAATGAAGTCCACGAAGTCCTGGTTATGTTGCTCTTGCGTTTTACCCTTGTCATAGCCGATGCGTGCCAAGCGCTGGCCAAGCAAATGAGTGTGCCCCGCCAACAAAGCTAGGCACACGGCACCGTAAGTGTCACTCATCAGATTTTGACTTATTTGCGTCAGGAGGccaataaattgaaatatatgtgcCGTCACATAGCCGGCTGTACTGCCGTGCGGATCGAATGGAAAATATCCCGGATACATTAGGCGCCAGCCGTAAACGAAGCCCACATATAGCTGCGTCAACTCCGCCGTGACTGTCATGCCCACACAAATTACCTTGAACGCGTTCATAACTTTGGATGCGTTGGGGGCGGTGACTTTGCGGTAATATGTCAAATCTTTGGGATGATCTATGCGCGCGTAAAGTGTATTGTACATTTGCTCCAGATGACGCACTTTGTCAAAGTTTCGCCAAGTATTGTAAAACTTCAGCACACAAATGACGGATGGCAAGGAGATGGTGAGATTCAGCAGAGATCCTTGTAGCGTCTCCTCTTGCAACAGCCCAATCACCAGATGCACAGGATAACCGAGTGAGAAAATGACATTCACTAGTATCGAATAGGCCTTGTACATTTTTGGATACTTCGGGTGGGTCACCTGACCCATCCATTTCCAGATTGTCCAATGCGTTCGAAATATTCCCTTAACGTCTTCGAAGGCCATTCTGCGAGATTTTAGTGCCGCATTTAGGCGAGTGTTTGCCTTAAATACTTGGAAATTTGCTAATTGCTGTGAACATATGCGCGCTTAACGGTAATTTACTTTCATAATTGATACCGTTACGCCCAGGCaatcattgaatttttaatggCAATGTAATAACGGTGTTGCACTGCTAATGACCAGCACACCTACATCCTTACGACCCCTGAATATAAATGCATTAGTAAGGTTCTAGTACAACAAATACCGTTACAAGTTCACCATTACCGATACCTGTTGCTGGCGTTATTGCTTTTCACTGTTAAGTCTTTGGTGTCAATATCCCCTGCTTTCTTACTTTAAATTCCGAACAAGTGACAAGTAGTTTAAAAGTCACTAGTCACTAGTTGCAATCAGTAGATCTCTATGACCTCGAAAGTTCTATGATAAATTCTGGTGCGAAAATAGGTACGACTTCCTCATAAAGCGTTCTTCACTTGAAGCGAAAGTGCGTTCTTTCTTCTACATTTGTGTAATATTACAATTCACAGATTTAGTTTAAGCTCACCTATTTTTTCAGAACAGTGCTACGCTGGATGATTTTCACATATCTCCCACTGGGCTGACTTTGTTTCCCTTACTCTAGTAGCTGAATGATAGGTTGGTCCGACCAGAGCTAATGAATTAGGCTCTCGGcttgtacagggtttgtccggaaagtaatagcattgagtagatttaaaaaaatttattgaaccaatcgttggAATTCTATAAAAACGTTCAAAATAGGTTTCtgctgcgtcgatgcagcgctgccagcgcttgaaggcgtcacgaaaggcattcttcggaatagccttgagagccgaggtgcatgctgtttggatcccctctgtcgtctcaaaatgcttacctttcatcggcctcaacatttttgtcttgactctccaggtgctcgtaGACAACTgaccgctcgttcgttagctaggaacatcctctaccgaatccagtcggtgcgcgcacgttcCAAAGTACAGACgcggtggaagaaaatcagtcctattactttccagacaaaccctgtactGTAAACCTAACCTTGGCTGTTTTCTCTAACGGGTATGTTTAAGAATTCGGAAGGCCTTAGACGACATTAAAATTTGATCTGAATTCTACTAACCTTGTTTTCTCTATACAAAAGTCGAAACAGCTGAATTCTGGTGAAAGTCGTTTTCAGAGCGATGTcattttcttgaaaattgaGAAGTTTCagcaagatatctcaattttgagTAAAGGTACAGCTGGCACGCGTGAACGGACAGAGAGgcagtcacccggattttaactcgtctcgtcatcgtgatcatttatatacatattacctTATGTCTATTTCGCCTAGTTTTGGTtgatatgtacaaccgttagTTAACCAAAATATTAGCAACACGAAAGCGAGCTTTCACAAACGTATCGACGCTATCAATTTGGTGCTCAGTCGGTGCAATTACTAGTTGAGCGAACTGTTTAGTGACATCTCCGGAAGACTGTTGGGTTTTTTACAAGGTTCGGAGGACAGGTAGTATATAGAGAAATACTGCATATAGTTTCAGTACATTTAGACTTTAGTTTGGTCAGGATTTGAACCATCTGTGCTTTTTATCCAGTCTACCGGGCCTTCCCCTGCCTTCCCCTGccttatgcaaatatatacttgTTACGCTTGCTTTATTTAGCCGTTTATGTTACTCATTATGTTTtggcaaaatttatattaaatttccgTGTTTATGTGAattcataattttgttgttgttaaaatttttgtttactcaCTTTTAGTACATTTGCATTTGTGGTTGGTTGCACTACAATTTTCCCGCATCCATATGAACTTATCTGTTTACAAAAGCTTATTTGATTTACCGTCATTAATTGCAATTATGATGCGAGCgaagaaaaatacgaaatattatTGAAACTTTGTGTAAACGCTGCGTTTTAttagaatttgaatttgaattaattttaaaattggctgatcataaatattattgttaataTGCATGTGTGGAGCTTGAGCTTTATTAATAAAGATTTAGTAGTTTTATAAAAGCAAAGAATGTGCTTGTAGGGAGAAGTCTCGAAACTAGTGCTGCAGTACACATAtgataaatagtttttaataaggACAATCGAATGTCCAATTTAAGAGTTTCTGTCTGCGTCGGAAAGCCCACACTAATTCATATATGTGTAGGTCAAACTTCATACGCAATTTATATGGAACAATCCGTGTCAATGGGTGTAATCGGGTATAGTCATGCTTCTGGGTAAGTGGTTACAGTCACAGGGGTATACCCGATTTCTACTCTTACGCTCTCGCCGCGCGGCCTGGAAACGTGAGTAACTCCTATGTAAAATGCGGTAGCCAGCTCGTGTGTAGCCTGGGGTCACGGCTAAAACAGAAGaagcttcagcggagccacttcGATATATTCGGTGTAAGGGTTcgctgaagtctaattgcagTATTTGTTCACCAGAGGTGCAGCGACGACCAAGCGGCGTCGTTCTTAAAACAAGCGGctcgctatataaatgtgtataaaactcTATGCTACTCGCCTAGCAAGTTTGTGCACTAGGTTTAGGACCCGCTACGTATAAACCACttccaatgaaaaggaaacaacagtcTCGGATGAAAGATCTCATGTTTGGTGACGATCACAGAAAAAgtaataaggactatgatttaagGGGATATCCGGTTCCTAAATTGGGAAGGTGGCGAagtccagctggttgatgccctCGTAAAAGTAAAAGCAGAAAACACCGCCGTCTAAGAAATGCGACGGACTGTAAAGGGACGGAGTCAAGTAGATCCTTGTGACTTTACTACAACTATATAAAAAACCTCAGTCGCCGAGCCCTGGCATTCACTCGGTTCAGAATGAGCGCCTTGACACAATCCGGATCagagcaaaatttttcaacataacactgatttgcgcccacgccccgaagGAAGAGAATTTGATACCTTTTATGAGCGGCTGGAGCGTGCTTATAACAACTGCCTCCGCCACGATGTAAAATTTGTGAACATGTATCCAATTTTCTTGACGTCCATACGCTTCGGAAGGTATGAGGTTGAGAAGCCACTTTCACAACCGACAGCGAAACGGTTTAAGGGAATTGCGGCACTGCATTTCatgctccttacgtacagctgcaagcgaagccattggttttcgcaAAGGTCAAAGGAACAGCTGGTACTATGAGGACTACGACAGTCGCAATGGAGGGAAACCAGacagcctacctcgcaatgttctGATCGATCACAAGACAGGCGGGGTGGAACAGATATCGATAGTTGTCCGCATATGCAGACAAAAacagaaagaggccgaaatgcgagaGTACGAAGAGGGCTGACAAGgagaaatgtttgaaaattctacgaaaaactgcggTGACTAACGGAAAGTTTCAAGACAGGAGCGTACTATTGTAGGACCCAAAATGGCTGATGTTCAGAGCATATTGAAGTTATGATGGGAGCACTTCACTTCAGTTGTTGAATGGAAATGAAATGAAGGTTTCCGGTTTCCCAATCGGTGACGATGGAATAAATGCTCCATTGCTCGACTATGCTGAGGTTCgaaagcaattacccgcctgaagaacaacaaagtggaaGAGGCCGATCGAGCTATATAAATACGGTGGTAAAAAACTGACAAGGTGCATGGATCAGCTTCTTTGCCATATAAGATTAAAGATTAAAGGTCGGGCAATGGGATGTCCGCTCGACCGTTATCGATGGGAGAAttgggttcgccatctcctgatCTTATGATTTCACTTTCATTgatcaggctggagaagtgtacccttcataatttcagtatgctctgggcattagGGTTCAAATAGAGTACCCAATACATTATCTGTTGATAATTTTCTCTCAAATTCGTTTCATTTGCTACCATTGTTGTAATATAAACTAATTTTACCAATATGCTGGAATTAAAATTCAAACCAAATAGCAACCCTTCTCAATAACAGCTTCATCCTAGACATCTTTAACTCAATGAACATAATTATTTTAGGGctttgaagtaaattttttaaatttttaattttttggattgtATTCGATAATAATACTTACCACAAGCTTGTAGAAGAAAGTTATACGCTCACTAATCTACAGCTGTCAATGTCACAATGCCCACACCGCCAGACTGTTGACTGAGCTCGCTTCAGTAAATTGGCTTTTCAGAATCattaaagcaaagcaaaaaagcacaacaagaaaataaaaaatttatccaGTATCAATGAAGAGAAACCGAATGAGCCCCTAACTGTCACCCGCAATAACGAGTGCTCGCATGCGGACTAAAAGtgctgcagcaacaacatcacCGACTGATAGGCCTTAACATTTTTAAACCTTCGGCATGCAGGCAAATGGCACAAGGCTCAAAATTCAGTGCCACAAGTGCGATCAGGACTTATGCCGTATGCGATTTCTAAGACTTAAAATGGtcgtgcatatacatatgagtTTGTTGAGCACATACATTTTGCACACACTGTATGTTCTTAAGCACATCAACCCAAATTGTAATCCAGCTGCTCGACGCTT
This window harbors:
- the LOC126763694 gene encoding odorant receptor 59a-like; the encoded protein is MAFEDVKGIFRTHWTIWKWMGQVTHPKYPKMYKAYSILVNVIFSLGYPVHLVIGLLQEETLQGSLLNLTISLPSVICVLKFYNTWRNFDKVRHLEQMYNTLYARIDHPKDLTYYRKVTAPNASKVMNAFKVICVGMTVTAELTQLYVGFVYGWRLMYPGYFPFDPHGSTAGYVTAHIFQFIGLLTQISQNLMSDTYGAVCLALLAGHTHLLGQRLARIGYDKGKTQEQHNQDFVDFIVDHNMLLNCQRTLVDIIGMGLFALIISTSLLLAIVIIYPMFFVDNALEYAYYVFFMFGALMEVFPTCYYATHFEYEFESLTYKIFSCNWVDQNRAFKKNLIVCLEQSLKARHVFVGGMFRINMQIFIAICKGAYSVFTLALNYK